In Ostrea edulis chromosome 6, xbOstEdul1.1, whole genome shotgun sequence, a single window of DNA contains:
- the LOC125645633 gene encoding NPC intracellular cholesterol transporter 1-like, protein MKNNLLCLIVLVYLKNTFAQNTGKCSMYGECMEGITGKLNCEYNGPPKPMNDTEGLEILRTYCPSLITSNQPLTCCDLNQLRSFKKNMGVPQQLLLRCPSCYYNFLYLFCYFTCDPYQADFVKVSLKSQIFPGPQIIMAVDYHVSEEYAYGMYNSCKDVQMPSTNAKALDIICGKPAADCSVKDWLNFMGSTSNGQTPFTINYHINNASTAAIRPMNYSTTPCDKKYGNMSACSCQDCQTTCAPLPPPPMLPKPCTIQGIDCWYFAMLISFTAFCVLFLISVIISFWRNRDKPTSADVKQSGENYDVCIMGKETKETNYVTFQGKTGGKGCKKLGFWIENTLEKNFHRWGKFCANNPVKIIFAGLVLGAILSVGILRFEVTTSPVKLWSAEKSRARQEKNYFDSHFGPFYRTQQVIITRPENTTGVIHELPGATAGLYQNYTSIFNKTFLHKVLDLQLSLQNIHVEFNGDNVTLQDICFQPLAPDNTECTIQSVLEYWQNDPVKLDKIKYDDFTGAFLEGDYLDHFSDCTRAPASVSDQHHLDLSCLGASGQPIFPWISLGGFTGVNYNESTALVITFVVNNHVDEAQNEKAKAWEKEFLNFMKNFSDPDMIIAYSAERSIEDEIQRESASDVWTILISYIVMFGYVSITLGRYGQCSRCLIFSKTSLGLCGVCIVLLSVSSSLGLFSYFGIAATLIIIEVVPFLVLAVGVDNLFILVQAFQREEGYPDEKLEDRLGRVLGEVGPSMLLSSCSESLAFFLGALTDMPAVRVFSLYSAMAVLLDFLFQITIFVALMTLDAKREESNRLDICCCVQLDKSKENRSSEGILFKIFKNFYSEALLSSIVRPIVIILFIGNLCFSAALIHKIEIGLDQKLSMPDDSYVLNYFGNLSEYLHVGAPVYFVVEDGLDYTTRVGQDVVCGGTGCPEDSVVGQISVAAKQAQYTYIAHPTSAWIDDYFDWLRPGGDPPCCRVYNGSGDFCAATVNNASCLTCPVHRTSNGRPVSQDFMEFLPLFLKDNPGIKCAKGGHAAYGSAVNLKNNEKSVGATYFMTYHSIMKENKDYISGLKEARKIADNMTTMLKIRTGGNQIKVFPYSVFYVFYEQYLTIVQDTVQNLCICVAAIFVVTFVLLGFDIISAFMVVLTITMIVIDILGFMSLWNISINAVSLVNLVMAVGISVEFCAHITRAFAISTHPDRVDRAKHAVAYMGSSVLSGITLTKLGGIIVLAFAKSQLFQVFYFRMYFAIVLYGATHGLIFLPVLLSYIGPPVNKAKLGIAQSTENLQTNGKTNHACSDLHVNIESKAFRKLENTHI, encoded by the exons GTAACCAGCCATTGACTTGCTGTGATCTGAATCAGCTGAGATCATTCAAGAAAAATATGGGTGTTCCCCAACAACTCCTTCTTCGCTGCCCTTCTTGTTACTACAACTTCCTGTACCTATTTTGTTATTTTACCTGTGATCCCTATCAAGCAGATTTCGTGAAAGTGTCGTTGAAATCTCAAATTTTTCCGGGTCCCCAAATAATTATGGCCGTGGATTATCATGTGAGTGAAGAATATGCATACGGCATGTATAACTCTTGCAAAGACGTTCAAATGCCAAGTACGAATGCAAAAGCTTTGGATATTATCTGTGGAAAGCCCGCAGCTGACTGTTCCGTGAAAGACTGGCTAAATTTCATGGGATCTACTTCCAATGGACAAACTCCATTCACAATTAATTATCATATAAACAATGCATCGACTGCAGCTATTCGTCCAATGAACTACAGCACCACCCCATGCGACAAAAAATATGGCAATATGTCTGCCTGTAGTTGTCAGGATTGTCAAACTACCTGTGCTCCGCTTCCACCCCCTCCGATGCTCCCAAAGCCATGCACCATACAGGGAATTGATTGCTGGTACTTTGCCATGTTGATCAGCTTTACTGCATTTTGTGTGCTTTTCCTCATATCGGTCATAATTTCTTTCTGGCGTAATCGTGATAAACCCACGTCTGCAGATGTAAAGCAAAGCGGCGAAAATTATGATGTGTGCATCATGGGTAAAGAAACAAAGGAAACTAACTACGTAACATTCCAGGGGAAAACGGGAGGAAAAGGCTGTAAAAAGTTGGGGTTTTGGATAGAAAATACCTTGGAGAAGAATTTTCATCGTTGGGGGAAGTTTTGCGCGAACAACCCCGTGAAGATAATTTTTGCGGGTCTCGTATTGGGTGCAATCTTGTCAGTTGGAATATTGAGGTTCGAGGTGACTACAAGTCCAGTGAAACTTTGGTCTGCTGAGAAAAGCAGGGCCAGACAGGAAAAGAATTACTTCGACTCACATTTCGG tCCATTCTATCGAACTCAGCAAGTGATCATCACAAGGCCTGAAAATACCACGGGAGTCATACACGAACTTCCAGGAGCTACAGCAGGCCTCTACCAGAACTACACATCGATatttaacaaaacatttttgcaCAAG gttCTCGATCTCCAACTAAGTCTACAGAACATACACGTGGAATTCAATGGCGACAACGTGACACTGCAGGACATATGTTTCCAGCCATTGGCCCCTGACAATACAGAATGTACAATACAAAGTGTATTGGAATATTGGCAGAATGACCCCGTAAAGTTAgataaaattaaatatgatgACTTCACCGGAGCATTTCTTGAAGGGGACTATCTAGACCATTTTTCTGATTGCACAAG GGCCCCAGCTTCTGTATCTGACCAGCACCACTTGGATTTGTCTTGTCTGGGAGCCAGTGGTCAACCAATATTTCCATGGATATCATTGGGTGGAtttacag GAGTGAATTATAATGAATCCACAGCGCTTGTCATCACGTTTGTTGTTAATAACCACGTCGACGAAGCTCAGAACGAAAAAGCAAAAGCATGGGAAAAAGAATTTCTGAATTTCATGAAGAACTTCTCCGATCCTGATATGATCATTGCATATTCTGCAGAG CGCTCCATTGAAGATGAGATACAGCGAGAGAGCGCCTCGGACGTGTGGACCATTTTGATTAGCTATATAGTCATGTTTGGTTACGTCAGCATCACTCTGGGGCGGTACGGACAATGTTCCCGATGTTTG ATCTTCTCCAAAACGAGTCTAGGTCTCTGTGGGGTCTGTATTGTGCTGCTCTCCGTCTCCTCGTCCTTGGGTCTGTTCAGCTACTTTGGGATTGCGGCCACACTCATCATCATCGAGGTGGTACCATTCCTGGTTTTAGCTGTAGGGGTGGACAATCTCTTCATTCTTGTCCAAGCTTTCCAG AGAGAGGAAGGTTATCCTGATGAGAAGTTGGAGGACAGACTTGGAAGAGTCTTAGGAGAAGTAGGACCCAGCATGCTCCTCTCGAGCTGCTCTGAATCGCTGGCGTTCTTCCTGG GTGCTCTGACTGATATGCCTGCAGTACGAGTATTCTCCCTTTATTCTGCCATGGCGGTGTTGTTAGACTTTCTCTTCCAAATCACAATTTTTGTGGCTCTTATGACTCTAGATGCCAAACGTGAAGAG AGCAACAGACTGGACATTTGCTGTTGTGTGCAACTAGACAAATCAAAGGAAAATAGAAGCTCTGAGGGAATTCTCttcaagattttcaaaaacttctattcAGAGGCATTATTGTCAAGTATTGTTCGACCTATTGTG ATAATACTTTTCATTGGAAATCTCTGCTTCAGTGCAGCTCTGATTCATAAAATAGAGATTGGTCTCGATCAAAAGCTATCCATGCCTGAT GATTCCTATGTTCTGAACTACTTTGGTAACCTGAGTGAATACTTACACGTGGGAGCCCCGGTGTACTTTGTTGTGGAGGATGGTCTGGACTATACAACCAGAGTAGGTCAAGACGTGGTCTGTGGAGGAACAGGGTGTccggaggactctgtggtgggTCAAATCAGCGTAGCTGCAAAACAAGCGCAGTA TACGTATATTGCCCACCCCACCTCCGCCTGGATAGATGACTATTTTGATTGGTTGAGACCTGGCGGGGATCCACCATGTTGTCGTGTCTACAATGGGTCTGGGGATTTCTGTGCAGCCACTG TGAACAATGCAAGCTGTTTAACATGTCCCGTTCACAGAACTAGTAATGGACGACCTGTCTCACAAGACTTCATGGAATTCCtacctttatttttaaaagacaatCCAGGAATAAAATGCGCAAAAGG AGGCCATGCAGCGTATGGCAGCGCCGTGAATCTGAAGAACAACGAAAAGAGTGTTGGAG CAACTTATTTTATGACGTATCACTCGATTATGAAGGAAAATAAAGACTATATAAGTGGATTAAAAGAAGCGAGAAAAATAGCAGACAATATGACGACAATGCTGAAAATAAGGACAGGGGGAAACCAAATTAAAGTATTTCCATACAG TGTGTTCTACGTATTTTACGAACAATATCTTACCATCGTACAAGACACAGTACAAAATTTGTGCATATGCGTTGCCGCCATTTTCGTGGTGACTTTTGTTTTGCTGGGATTTGATATAATTTCCGCTTTTATGGTTGTGCTCACCATAACTATGATAGTGATTGACATCTTAGGATTCATGTCCTTATGGAACATCTCCATCAATGCTGTTTCATTGGTCAACCTTGTTATG GCAGTTGGAATATCGGTAGAATTCTGTGCACATATAACACGAGCATTTGCTATCAGCACTCACCCAGACAGAGTCGACAGAGCGAAACATGCTGTGGCTTATATGGGTAGTTCC GTGTTGAGCGGTATTACACTGACCAAATTAGGCGGCATTATTGTCCTCGCCTTTGCAAAATCTCAGCTCTTCCAGGTGTTCTATTTTAGAATGTACTTTGCTATAGTTCTGTATGGTGCTACTCACGGACTGATATTTTTACCTGTTCTGTTAAGTTATATTG GACCTCCTGTGAATAAAGCGAAATTGGGCATTGCACAATCCACAGAAAATCTACAAACGAATGGGAAAACGAATCATGCTTGTAGTGATCTCCATGTAAACATTGAATCCAAAGCTTTCAGAAAGCTTGAGAATACACATATTTGA